The Mesorhizobium loti DNA segment TTCGCCCAGCCGGTCGTGCCGCCGATTTCGACCTGGTACCAGTTGCCGCGCCGGTCGAAGATTTCGACGTGATCGCCGTTGAACAACTGGCCGATCATCCGCGATGACGAATTCGGCCGTGTCCGCACGGCGAGAAAGCCGCTGCCGGTGGCCAGATTGTAGCGGCCGGACAGGCCGTGCACCGTCCCCTCGCAATATTGCGCGACGCTCGGCGTCGACGTACCGAGCCAAAACCCGGCCACGGCCACAATAGCTGCAGCCGGCAAGAATGCCCTGAACGACATGATTTCCTCCCAAGCCCGGCCGCGCCCGCCGCAGCCTCACCCAAGGTAACAGTTTGCGGCCGGAATTGAAGCGGGCGTCTGCAAATCGGCTAGGCTGCATCGGGAGGCCCCGATATCAAGAGAATGGCCGATCAGCCGGCCGCCTTCATCCAGTGCTCCATCGTCGTCACCGAGCGGGCGAGCTGTGGCGCCGGATGGATCTTTTCGCTGAATGTGGCGGCTGCGCGCCAGCCCCAGCGGGGATCGGCAAGGAAGGCACGCGCCAGCGCCACCATGTCGGCGCGGCCTTCCGCGATAACAGCCTCGGCCTGCTTGGGATCGTCGATCAGGCCGACCGCGCGGGTCGGGATGCCGGCGCCCTTGCGCACGGCTTCCGCCAGATGCACCTGATAGCCGGGGCCGGTGGGCAGTTTCTGCAAAGGCGAATTGCCGCCGCTGGAGCAGCAGAGATAGGCGACGCCTTCGGCCTTCAAAGCTTTCGCCACCTCGATCGCGTCCTCGACGTCGAAGCCGCCGTCGACCCAGTCCTTCACCGACAGCCGCGTGCCGAGCATCAGCTTCGGCACCGCTTTCTTCACCGCTTTGGCGATTTCGACGACAAGACGCATCCGGTTTTCCAGCGAGCCGCCCCAGCGGTCCGTACGCTGGTTGGACAGTGGCGACAGGAACTGGAAGATCAGGTAGCCGTGCGCTGCGTGCAGTTCGATGAAATCGAAGCCGGCGCGTTCGGCCCGCCTTGCGGCTTCGGCGAACCGTTCGATAACCTGCAGGATTTCTTCCTCATTGAGCGCGCGCGGCACGTTCCAGCCGGTGTCGTAGGCGACGGCCGAGGCCGAGACGGTCTGCCAGGGGTCTTCGTTTGGCTGCAATGGCCCGCCGCCCTCCCAAGGCTTGCGGTTCGAGGCCTTGCGGCCGGCATGCGCCAGCTGCGTGCCGAATTTCGTGTCCGGCGCGGCGACGCGTCGTGCCGCGTCCAGTGTGCGGCGTGCAGCGGCTTCGTTGTCGTCGGAGTAAAGCCCGAGGCAGCCATGGGTGATGCGCCCGCGCCGCTCGACATCGGTCATCTCCACCGTGACCATGCCGGCGCCGGACATGGCCAGGTTCATCCAGTGGTAAAGATGCCAGTCGCTGGCGCAGCCGTCCTCGGCGGAATACTGGCACATCGGCGCCACGGCGATGCGGTTGGGGAAGGTGAGGCCGTCGAGGGTGATCGGCTGGAAAAGCGATGCGGTCATGAACAGGGCTCCGGGGAGAGGGAACGCGTTATCTAGGTGATGGATATCTTGCATACCACACACGAGAGAGTGAAACGCTTGCTGGACCAATCGCTGCCCCAATTGCGCCGGCGCCGGTTCGCGGCTACGCCTGCGCCCGGCGGCAAATATCGAGGTGCCCAATGGAAGATCGTATTCGTATCCGTTCGGAAGAGGTTCTTTCAGACGACTGGGCGGTGCTGAAAAAGACCGTGCTCGACTATCGCCGGCGCGACGGGCAGTGGGAGACGCAGATCCGCCAGACCTATGATCGGGGCGACGGCGCGGTGATCCTGCCCTACGACCCCCAGCGTTCGACGGTGCTCCTGGTGCGCCAGTTCCGCTATCCTGCCTACGTCACGGGCCACCGCGAACCGCTGATCGAGGCTTGTGCCGGGCTGCTCGACGAAAACGATCCCGAGACCGCCATCCGCAAGGAAGCCGAGGAAGAACTCGGCTACCGGTTGAAGGATATTGAGCGGCTGTTTTCGCCTTACATGAGCCCGGGCAGCGTCACCGAGCGGCTGTGGTTCTTCGTTGCCCGCTATTCGCCCGCCGACCGCATCTCGGCCGGCGGCGGCGCGCCGGAAGAGGGCGAGGACATCGAGGTCCTGGAAATGCCGCTCGACGAAGCGCTGGCCGGCATCGCCGCCGGCCGCATCGTCGATGCGAAGACCATCATTTTGATCCAGCATCTGAAATTGCACCCGATGAAGGCCTAATCTCTCGAGGCTCGCCGGGCATTTGCCTTACGGCTGCGGACAGGCCGGCACGTCCATTTCGCGGATGAAGTTGCGCAAGGCCTCCATGTCTCGGGACAGAGGCCGATCATCGGAATAGTGCGCGATTTTCTCCCGCACCCTTTGGTAGATGGCATCGGTACCGGGCGCGCGTGCACCTCGCGCAGCCAGAAAATCATGGGCCTGCGCGGCTGCCATGAGTTCGATCGCCAGAATGTATTCGGCGTTGTCGATAACCGCCAGCAGCTTGTTGGCGGCGACGGTTGGATGAGCCAGAAAATCCTCTTGCAGGCCGGATGTGACGCCGCCGTCGGTCGCCGCCGGCGCGGCCAAACGCCGATTGACGTTACTGAGCGATGTGGCTGTGTATTGGGCGATCATGAAGCCGGAATTGGCGCCGTCCTCATCGGCAAGGAAGGCCGGCAAATTGTTGACAAGTGGATTGACGAGACGATCGATCCGACGCTCGCTCATTCCAGCCACCTGCGCCAAAGCGATGGTCAGGCCGTCGGCGGCCTGACCGAGGGCGGGCGCTACCGCATGCGCCTCTGAAACAACCTGAGGATCGTTCAAGGACCCGAATACCGCCGGATTGTCGGTGACGGCAGCCAATTCGCGGTCGACCAGCTCGGCGGACCGGTCCAGCACTTCCCGGGCGGCGCCATGAACATGCGGCACGGCTCGAAGACTGAGTGCGTCCTGCGTGCGGCTGCCGTGGGCGAGCGCAATAAGTTCGCTGCCATGAAGCCAGCCACGCAGCGATTTGCCCACCTCCTGAATGCCGGGTGAGGGCCTCATCGCCAGGATTTGTTCGCCAAAGGCCGGCATTTGCGCGCCGGCGGCTTCAAGAGTCAAAGCCGCCGCGGCGTCAGCCCATCCCAGCAAACGCTCCGCGCGCAGCACGGCGATGCTTGTCAGTCCGGTTGCGCAGGCTGTGCCATTGACGAGGCTCAAGCCTTCCTTGGCGCCAAGCTCCAAGGGCTCCAGACCCATTTCAGCCAGGGCCTCGAGCCCGCTCATCGAGCGGCCTGCCACGGTTGCGCTGCCTTCGCCGATCAGGACCAGTGCTACATGCGCGTTGTGTGTCAAATACCCGGCCGATCCCCGGGACGGCACATCGGGAACGCAATCGCGCTCGATAAAGGTGAGCAAATTACGAACGATCGCAGGGCTGACGCCCGAATGGCCATGCGCGAAATTCGCCACTTGAGCGGCAATGATGGCGCGCACGCCGCGTCTCGGCACGAGGTCACCGACGCCGCACGCGTGACTGCGAATGATATTGCGCGACAGTTTCTTTTGCAGGGCAGGCGCCACGACCTTGCTTGCCAAGGCGCCGACCCCGGTGTTGACGCCATAGGCGCGAATGCCTTTTTCGACGATCGCCGCCACGATCTGATGCGCAAAAGCGATCTTCTCCCACGCCGCCTGGCTAAGCGCCAAGGGCTCGCCTTCGCTTACGCGCGCTATATCGCGCCAGCTGGCGTTTCTATCTATCGTTATTGTCATTGCCCGTTCCGAAATAGCTTTGCGAATGCGCGGGCGCTGTTGGCTCGCCCGAAAGGCGGCGTGAGACCCTGCTTCGGCTCCTTACCGCACAATCGCGGGCATAATGGCGATGGAATTGCCGACTGATGCGACTGCAGCGACGTCCTCGGCAATAAAAGACATGCCGCCTGCGATCCGACGCTGGAAATCCGGCGCCCCGTTTGAAGTTACTTTCGAGGGTGATCTCGAAGACCTATGGGACTGGCAGCCCACGGCATATGCGGCTATCCCGTGCGGGCAGTTTGACGGAGAGACCTGGCGCCGAGGGTCGCTACGATCCCATGGAGGCCAAAGACGCTTCTGTATATTAGCAATAAACAATATATTAATAGCTATAATGCAGCCTTGGCACAGGGACGGAAATACCGCCCATCGACGTTCCGACAAGCGCCCTGGAGCGCCGGAACGTTTGACCAATGCGGAGCAAAACGCATGAGTGTCGGAGCCGCTCTCGAGCAATTGCTGCGGCTGATTTATCGCCGAGCCATGAAATTGGCGATGCTGCCGGAGGATGAAAGGGATTCCCACTACGATCACATCCGCCTGTCATGTTGCGCGGCCGCCGAGCACATCGGGCAAGATCCCGACAGGGCAGCCATCACGGCAAACGATATGGTCGAGTTTATTCGCGCGCTGGTCGGAATCATTGAGATGGGCTCTGCACCAGACCATGAGCCAGGTGCCGATCAGCGGCCGCCGGTACCACATTTAGGCGGCCAAGGGACTGGGACGACGCGCATCTAGCAGACAGGGAAGAACGCCACCGTTGGCAGTGGCAACGAGGCGGCTATCGCTGGCGCTGTACGATGTAGCTGCTGGTGCTGGCATCGGCGCCGAGGCCGCGAGTAACCAAAACCGTTGTGTAACCGATCGGCAGGGAGCCCGTGTTGGTCGCATCGACCGGACGGCATCGCCCGATGGTTTCGCCGTTTGGGGAGCTTGCGAGCTTGTCTTTCAGCGAAGCCATGCACAGATCGAGCGACGCGTAGATTGCGGGCTCCATCTCGACGGGTTTGCAGACGGAGGCCTCGCCAGGGGTGCACGAGAGCAAAACCATCATCGCCGCGGTTGCCGGATCCATTCTGAAATCTCCGTCGTTTCGACGGACCTCAACGTGGAAATGCCGCCTTTGTTTCGCTTCCGCTAAGAAATCAATTCGGATGGCCGTTTGCGGGACGGCTATCCAGCCAGGCTTCTGCAAGGTGGTGGCCAGCGCCAGTCAGCCAAACTCTGCTTTGATTTCAATCTGGTGCGGACGACGGGAATCGAACCCGTACGATCAGAGATCGAGGGATTTTAAGTCCCTTGCGTCTACCAATTCCGCCACGTCCGCAGATCAGCCCTTTTCAGATGCCTGACACAGCCCGTCAAGTCGTGTTCTTGAGCTATCCGAACGCACCCCAGAGGACGGCACTTGGCGATACTGGCGTGATCGCGGAATTCAGTGCGCCGCGCGCAATGCGTAGGGTGTTTGCACGGCGGACTTGATCCGCCGAGGCCGGCGTCTACCAGGCCCAACCCATTCCCCCGCCCACTGGGGGCGCCGGCCGCCCCTCTCATCGAAATTGTTGGTCACGTCACATCAGTCGCTCGCCGATCGCTGTCGGTGGCGCTCAGAACTTGTAGCTGAGATTGATGCCGACGGTGTTCAGCTTCGCATCCTGGTCGCGGCCGACGAAATCGGTGGACCCGTCATAGTGCTCGGAGCCGAAATCGTAATAGCGATACTGCGCGCCGACGACGAACTTGTCGGTCAGCGCATAGTCGACGCCGGCGCCCACCGTCCAGCCGACATTCGTTCGTGTCTCGGAGAAGGCGGAACCCGCCGATTGCGAGGTCTCGATACCGGCGAAGGCGACGCCGCCCATGCCGTAGACCAGCACACGATCCATCGCATATCCGGCCTTGGCATTGATAGACCCGAACCATTTGATGTCGGTGCCAACGACATTTCCGGGCCCGCCGAGTTCCGCCGTGCCGCTGATCGAGGAATAGTTGAGGTCGGCCTCTGCGCCGATCACCGCCTGGTCGAACTGCCACAGCCCCGCCACGTGCCCGCCGACGAAACCGCCGTCTATGTCGGGCGAGACGGAAAACGGTTCGCCTTCCGTTCCTGAGATGTCGGACTGGCCCCAGCCATATCCTGCCTGCAGGCCGGCATAGTATCCTGTCCAGTCGAAGCCGGGCGCGGTCATCGGAACATCGACCGTCGGGTCGGCTGCCAAAGCCGGCACGGACAGGACGGCAAGAAGACCGGCACTTGCGACCACAAGCCGATACATCGAACTCCCCGAGCGAAGAGTCGGAAAATCTTGGGAGCCAAGGTAGACCGTTTTGCGACGAAACGGAAACCTGTTTCTGGCTGCGGCCGTGCGCCGCTCGCCGAACGGCGGCCTGCAAGGCGACGACAGCTGACATTGCCGGGCTCATGCCAGCGTGCAAGATGAGCGTCTTGCAGGGAAAATCGTGATGAACAGCCCGGCTCGTCTCATCGCTGCAATAGCCGTCATGCTGCTCGCCTGCGGCCTCGCCATGGCCGAGCCATTGACGCTCGCCATCGCCAAGGCCGCGGTTGTTTCCGATCAAGCGTCCGGGCAGATGGTGCTCAGCCTCAAGATGACAGCGGACAGCGCAAAGGCGTTCGCCGACTTCACCAAGGCGAATGTCGGCAAGGTGGTCGATCTCAGCGTCGAAGGTGCCGTGGTGGCCTCGCCGCGCCTGGTTGAGCCCATTCTCGGCGGCGAGGTGATGCTCAACGGCGCCTTCGCCCCAGGCGAACTTCGGCACTTTGCGGAACGGATTTCAGCCGGCGGTGCGAAAGTCACGGTCGAGGTCAAGGCTGAACAGCCTTCGTGACGGCTGGCTAGGCCTCACCGTTGTTTGGCGCTGGTCAAAACCAGGCAGGCTTGGCACAGTCGCGCAAACAGGAGTCTCTTCATGGCAAAGAAGCCGGCGGCGCATGCGACGAAACCAAAACCCTGGACCGAGATGGCGACGCATCTGGTCGACGTCGCCATGGGCCGCAAGCCAGCCGATCTCGTCATCCGCAACGGCCGCTGGGTGAACGTTCACTCCGGCGAGATCATCGCCGGCACCGATATCGCCATTGCCGGCGGCCGCTTCGCCTATTGCGGACCGAATGCCAGTCACGCCATCGGCCAGGGCACCAAGGTGGTCGACGCCGGCGGGCGCTACCTGGTGCCCGGCCTCTGCGACGCGCATATGCATGTCGAGAGCGGCATGGTGACGGTGACCGAATTCTGCCGCGCCGTCATTCCGCACGGCACCACGTCGATGTTCATCGATCCGCACGAGATCGCCAATGTGCTGGGCCTGCCGGGCGTGCGGCTGATGCATGACGAGGCGGTCGCGATGCCCATCAATGTGCATGTGCAGATGCCGTCCTGCGTGCCTTCGGCGCCCGGGCTGGAGCACGCGGGCGCCGAACTGACGGTTGCCGATGTCGAGGAAGCGATGACATGGGAAAACATCATCGGGCTCGGCGAAGTCATGAATTTCCCGGGCGTCGCCGCCAACGATCCGGTGATGTCGGGCGAGATCGCGGCGACGGTTCGTGCCGGTAAGACGGTTGGCGGGCACTATGCCTCGCGCGATCTTGGCCTGCCGTTCCACGGCTATGTTGCCGGTGGACCCGAGGACGACCATGAAGGCACACGCGCCGAGGACGCCATCGCCCGCGTGCGCCAGGGCATGAAGGCGATGCTGCGGCTGGGCTCGGCCTGGTACGATGTCGCCTCGCAGATCAAGGCGGTGACCGAGGGCGGCATCGATCCGCGCAACTTCATCCTGTGCACCGACGACAGCCATTCCGGCACGCTTGTGCATGAAGGCCACATGGACCGGGTGGTGCGCCATGCTATCCAACAGGGGCTGAAGCCGGTAACCGCGATCCAGATGGCGACGATCAACACCGCCCAGCATTTTCGGCTGGAACGCGAGATCGGTTCGATCGCGCCGGGGCGGCTGGGCGACCTGCTGATTGTCTCCGACCTCGCCGCAATGACCATTGACGAGGTCTATGCGCGCGGCGTCAGGCTGGCCAAGGGCGGCAAGCTCGACATCGACATTCCGGCCTATGACTATCCAAAGACGGCGAAGAACACCGTCAAGCTAGGCAAGAAGCTCAGGGCTGGCGATTTCGACATCACGGCTCCCAAGGGCGCCAACGAAGTGCGGGTGCGCGTCATCGGCGTCATCGAGAACCAGGCGCCGACACGGGCGCTGGAGGCCGACCTTCCGGTCGAGGACGGGCTGGTCGCCATGGATCGCCGCAACGACGTCTGCCAGATCGCGCTGGTCGAGCGGCACCGGGGCACGGGCGGCGTCACCAACGCCTTCGTTTCCGGTTTCGGCTACATGGGCGATTGCGCCATGGCGTCGAGCGTGGCGCATGACGCCCACCACATCATCTGCGTCGGCACCAACAAGCAAGACATGGCGCTGGCGGTCAACCGCCTGGGCGAAGTCGGCGGTGGCGTCGTGCTGTTCTCCAAGGGCAAGGAACTGGCCCTAGTCGAAATGCCGATCGCCGGGCTGATGTCGGACGAGCGCGCCGAGATCGTCGCCGCCAAGGCCGAGAAACTGACCGAAGCGATGCGCAAGATGGGCTGTTCCCTGAACAACGCCTACATGCAGCACTCGCTGCTGGCGCTGGTGGTCATTCCGGAACTGAGAATTTCCGATGTCGGGCTGATCGACGTGACGACGTTCCAGAAAGTCGATCTGTTCGTCTAGGGTTATCGATATTCGGATGATGTCGGCCTGCGAACGACATACGGCGAGGCAGCATGACCACGGCCAAAGGAACCTTTACGCGGCGCGAGCCGAAGCAGCAACGCTCGCGGCAGACCGTGGACTGCGTGCTCGATGCGGTCCAACTTGTGGTGAAGCGTCATGGGACCCGGGCCATCACCACCAATCGTATCGCGGAGGCCGCCGGCGTCAGCGTTGGGTCGCTTTATCAGTACTTCGCCGACAAGCGCGCGATCTTCAGCGCCCTTCATGACCGGCACGTCGACGATGTACGGCAGGTCATCGGGCAGACGACGGCTGCCTACGCCTCGGCTCCGCTGCAGGAATTCACGGGCGAACTCGTCCGAGGTCTGGTGAACGTGCACGTGGATGCTGCGGAACTGCACGACATTGTTTCGTCCGCCGTTCCGGATGGCGCTCTTGGCTTCAGGAACGCGCTGCATCACACGTTTGGGCGCGTGCTGTCACGCGCCGACCAAAAGCGGTACAGCCTCGACGAGACCGAGCGAATGCTTTTTGTCCTTCCGCGCATGGTGGAATCCCTCGTGCACGGGGCTGTCCATCAGGTGCGCACCCTCTCGCGCGATGTCGTTAGGAGCGAGGCGATCCGTACCGTACAGGTCTACGTGAATTCTTTTTAGGGCACTGCACCGAAACACTACTGAAACGACGCGGCGTTCTCGGCGGCCCAGTGAGCGAACGGGATTGGTTCCCGCCCAGACGCGCTCCAGAATCAACGAGGCGCTGGGTTACCCGAGAGCCGATGTTTCCCGTCGCGCCGATGATGAGATGTCTCACTGGAGCTTGCTCCAGCCACGGATCACCTCGAATGCCATTCGCTTCTGGCCCGCCGGAGTGAAATGGAGACCGTCGTCCATGAGCAGGGCGGAAGGAGGAGGACTCCCTAGCGTTGAGAAGGCGTCGATAACCGGCCCGTCGCCCTCGCCGACGATGTTGGCTACTCGTGCTAAGTCTTCGTTGCGGAACCGAACCCCGAACCTGGCCAGGCCCCGATGGGCCGCTACCTGCGCTTCA contains these protein-coding regions:
- a CDS encoding SH3 type 3 domain-containing protein yields the protein MSFRAFLPAAAIVAVAGFWLGTSTPSVAQYCEGTVHGLSGRYNLATGSGFLAVRTRPNSSSRMIGQLFNGDHVEIFDRRGNWYQVEIGGTTGWANARWLRNDCDY
- a CDS encoding oxidoreductase; translation: MTASLFQPITLDGLTFPNRIAVAPMCQYSAEDGCASDWHLYHWMNLAMSGAGMVTVEMTDVERRGRITHGCLGLYSDDNEAAARRTLDAARRVAAPDTKFGTQLAHAGRKASNRKPWEGGGPLQPNEDPWQTVSASAVAYDTGWNVPRALNEEEILQVIERFAEAARRAERAGFDFIELHAAHGYLIFQFLSPLSNQRTDRWGGSLENRMRLVVEIAKAVKKAVPKLMLGTRLSVKDWVDGGFDVEDAIEVAKALKAEGVAYLCCSSGGNSPLQKLPTGPGYQVHLAEAVRKGAGIPTRAVGLIDDPKQAEAVIAEGRADMVALARAFLADPRWGWRAAATFSEKIHPAPQLARSVTTMEHWMKAAG
- a CDS encoding NUDIX hydrolase, coding for MEDRIRIRSEEVLSDDWAVLKKTVLDYRRRDGQWETQIRQTYDRGDGAVILPYDPQRSTVLLVRQFRYPAYVTGHREPLIEACAGLLDENDPETAIRKEAEEELGYRLKDIERLFSPYMSPGSVTERLWFFVARYSPADRISAGGGAPEEGEDIEVLEMPLDEALAGIAAGRIVDAKTIILIQHLKLHPMKA
- a CDS encoding histidine ammonia-lyase, which codes for MALSQAAWEKIAFAHQIVAAIVEKGIRAYGVNTGVGALASKVVAPALQKKLSRNIIRSHACGVGDLVPRRGVRAIIAAQVANFAHGHSGVSPAIVRNLLTFIERDCVPDVPSRGSAGYLTHNAHVALVLIGEGSATVAGRSMSGLEALAEMGLEPLELGAKEGLSLVNGTACATGLTSIAVLRAERLLGWADAAAALTLEAAGAQMPAFGEQILAMRPSPGIQEVGKSLRGWLHGSELIALAHGSRTQDALSLRAVPHVHGAAREVLDRSAELVDRELAAVTDNPAVFGSLNDPQVVSEAHAVAPALGQAADGLTIALAQVAGMSERRIDRLVNPLVNNLPAFLADEDGANSGFMIAQYTATSLSNVNRRLAAPAATDGGVTSGLQEDFLAHPTVAANKLLAVIDNAEYILAIELMAAAQAHDFLAARGARAPGTDAIYQRVREKIAHYSDDRPLSRDMEALRNFIREMDVPACPQP
- a CDS encoding porin, whose translation is MYRLVVASAGLLAVLSVPALAADPTVDVPMTAPGFDWTGYYAGLQAGYGWGQSDISGTEGEPFSVSPDIDGGFVGGHVAGLWQFDQAVIGAEADLNYSSISGTAELGGPGNVVGTDIKWFGSINAKAGYAMDRVLVYGMGGVAFAGIETSQSAGSAFSETRTNVGWTVGAGVDYALTDKFVVGAQYRYYDFGSEHYDGSTDFVGRDQDAKLNTVGINLSYKF
- a CDS encoding adenine deaminase — protein: MAKKPAAHATKPKPWTEMATHLVDVAMGRKPADLVIRNGRWVNVHSGEIIAGTDIAIAGGRFAYCGPNASHAIGQGTKVVDAGGRYLVPGLCDAHMHVESGMVTVTEFCRAVIPHGTTSMFIDPHEIANVLGLPGVRLMHDEAVAMPINVHVQMPSCVPSAPGLEHAGAELTVADVEEAMTWENIIGLGEVMNFPGVAANDPVMSGEIAATVRAGKTVGGHYASRDLGLPFHGYVAGGPEDDHEGTRAEDAIARVRQGMKAMLRLGSAWYDVASQIKAVTEGGIDPRNFILCTDDSHSGTLVHEGHMDRVVRHAIQQGLKPVTAIQMATINTAQHFRLEREIGSIAPGRLGDLLIVSDLAAMTIDEVYARGVRLAKGGKLDIDIPAYDYPKTAKNTVKLGKKLRAGDFDITAPKGANEVRVRVIGVIENQAPTRALEADLPVEDGLVAMDRRNDVCQIALVERHRGTGGVTNAFVSGFGYMGDCAMASSVAHDAHHIICVGTNKQDMALAVNRLGEVGGGVVLFSKGKELALVEMPIAGLMSDERAEIVAAKAEKLTEAMRKMGCSLNNAYMQHSLLALVVIPELRISDVGLIDVTTFQKVDLFV
- a CDS encoding transcriptional regulator, TetR family gives rise to the protein MTTAKGTFTRREPKQQRSRQTVDCVLDAVQLVVKRHGTRAITTNRIAEAAGVSVGSLYQYFADKRAIFSALHDRHVDDVRQVIGQTTAAYASAPLQEFTGELVRGLVNVHVDAAELHDIVSSAVPDGALGFRNALHHTFGRVLSRADQKRYSLDETERMLFVLPRMVESLVHGAVHQVRTLSRDVVRSEAIRTVQVYVNSF